The DNA region CTTAAAATGGCAGATTGTCCCATGTTTATACTGAAAGACTGTCTTGGCCTTTGTGGTATTTGACATGGATAGACATGTAGTCAGTTTGAGTCTCTGTTGGTTTGTGTTACCTGCACCTAAGGAATTGCTTCTGATCATCTCAAAAGATAGGGGTTCTATGTTACGGAAAATGGTCAACCCTCACCTGTCAGAGTGACCTCCCCTGGCTGTATTATGTCCGGATTATTCCGCGGACTGTTTCCTCCGGATGGTGCTACAGTGACGTCTGGGTGCATCGCGCCCACCATTCACATCCAGGTACCTGTTACAAGACTTGAGTAAGGCAGCCAGACTCTTTACATAGTTTTATTGGATTCAATGTCCGCACAGCCATGCGATGCTCAACTCCTTAAAAGCCCCATCATGCCTGGCATTGGGTTCTGATGAATCCTTCCCTTTGACAACCAAGATCATCATAGCTGCCAACACCGACTATGGATCCGCGTCGGTATCATTGCTGTGAGCCGATTTTCCATCAGAGATTTACCGAGTCCAATATCAAGGGAGCCAAATCGATTACACCTCTGAAGGCTTGAAGGctgccaaaaccaccagcTACAGGAACTCAAGCGCACGCCACTCCATCTCGAAACACTTCGTCCCCAAACACATAACCTCCGTTCTCATCGCCATGGCCCGCACTCGAGCTCAAACAGCGGCCCGAAGGGCGCTCCCATCGTCGGCGTCAAATTATCAAGGTCCTTATTCTCCGCAGCGCCAAAGGACACCTCCCGCTGACGCTTGCAGGAAATCGACCCCAGCACATCCAGCCGCGCAAAGGCAGTTCTCGAAAACGCGCAACCAGGCGCGCCGAACGCAATCGCCTACGTCCAACTACACTAGCGAGACGCTGGTCCTACGAGTATGCCCTCTCTCCTTTGTATTATGTGGTTCATAAGCTAAGTTGGGTCGCGGGATCCATAGACCCAACCGACGCCTGTCCAGAGCAGAGGTCGCAAGCGCAAGCACTCAGTCGAACACGCACCCGAGGCAGACCCAGGCCCAGACCCAGACCAGAAACGACAATGAACATCCCCTCCACACCCTACCGAAGACGCATTTGGCGAGCCGGCGATCGGCAGCAGCGCCAACAAACACACTGACCCAGTTGCTCTCTGGGTGAAGGAAAACCGCTGGCCAGAGGAGCAGGACTGGCCGGAAGTGACCTCAACGTCGGATTTCGCCATGGACCGTCTTCTTGCGCGGAAGAAATCCTCGTCCAATCTGTCTCGGAAGCGATCGAACTCTGGTACAACCATGACACCCAGAGACCAGAAGccgaaggaggagaagagtgCACCGTATGGGGACGCGCGGTACCCGTTCCTACTCCAGACCAAGGACTCATATATAAGAATCTCTAAACTTGGTATCACCGATAGAAGCAAACAGCTCATTAGGCACTTAATAGCGAGCAGCCAACTCCTTACGGAACCCTCTTCGACGACCAAATCTTTATACATGCTTGTTGCAACCTCGAGGATAAGAATGAGGCGAGGATTATTCAAGACATTTCACGGTTTATCGTCCCTTCGGCAGAATCGCTTGCGCTCCGGAACAAGAACCATAAATGCCTTGTTAAAAGCGTTAACAAAGGGTGGAACAACTCGATCCCTTTTACCACTACCCATCCACAGCCTGACTACTCCGTTGGGTTTGAGCGAGACGCATTTACCGAGGAGCAACTCGCTAAACCATCACCCTTTATCGGCGACTTTATTCCCGGGGACCTGTCCTTCTCTGAGGCCACCTACTATATGTACTTCCCGTTCCTAACCAGCGAGGTGACGTGTGGCGCCGCGGCGCTCGACATTACAGACCGGCAGAACGCCCACAGGATGACCCTTGCGGTACGGGCCATCGTCGAACTCTTTCGTGATGTCGAgcgcgaggatgaggttaACCGGAAgaccctcgccttctccgtCTCGCACGACCACCAGTCAGTACGGATCTACGGCCATTTCCCAGTGATAACCGGGAAAGATACTGAGTATTACCGGTACCCAATCCGAAAATTCAACTTCACAGAGCTGGACGGCAAGGAGAGATGGACAGCGTACCAATTCACCAAGAACGTTTACGACACATAGATGCCCAAGCATTTTGAGAACATCTGTTCTGTCATCAATCAGTTGCCCGCTTCGCTTCTGGGCCTGACGAACGGGGCAGCCAATCGAGCATTGCCGAGCAGCAAGCGGTCACTCCAGGTACCTCATTCAGTGAGTCGAAGAGGGGGAAAGGATAAGACCCGGAAAGGccgtgaggttggtgggtggATAGCATCTAGCATGTGTCATGGAAGTGAGGCTCAACTTGAGGGCGACCTGGTCTCTGTGCTGCGTGCACGCGCTGGCCACCCCTTTTGCATCCAGCCAATCGTTCCTCAAACATGCTAATTAGCTCCCAAAGATGATAGAGGTAACACAACCTGGGGGTGAGCCGGGTGAGCTTCGCTACTTTGCGCATGAGGTGTCATTTGGTTACCACGCATCTGAGTCACACATTGATACTTTCTTAGTTCTAAAGAATGGGTCGGGTGATACGGACAGCCGATGTGGGAAGTCCGACAGTCACCGTACGCAGTATCACTGGTTTTAAGGGATTACAAAAGGGGATTCGCAATGCGTAAGCACTACAAAGCGGTCAAATGCAGGGGTTTAATCGAGCTCATGATGATGTCTGGTCCAAAGTGTGGGGGAAGCTAGGCTACTGGCCAAGCCTTGACGTTGCTGAACTTTGTCGAGCAACCGATAAAGAGCCGAGGGTTGCTGCTAGCAAGGGGTTCCAGccccatctccagcttcCTGTCAGAGGTGTGCGCAGTTCCACCTCGGCCAACAACCCAAAAGGTCACCAATGCAACCGTCAAATGGTGCATTCTGCGCACCACTTGCATTATGAAGTCAACCACCGCTCTAGGTCTCTTGCCTGCCGGTGTTCCTGACACTTCCACTGCATATCATCGGTTCCGCTCCCGCCCAGGACCGATGCGACGCGAGCCGGAAAAGCAGATGGAAACACGGGCGTGTCGAGAATCCGTTTCGGCATGATTTTCAACCCCAGGTATAAAGCCCATACAAGCACCTCCGCGCGGCTCATCGGCATCGCCATCACTGATAGAAGCAAGCAGGGAACGCACGTTCACTCAACTAATAAACCCATTCGTATCAATCGTTGTGTAGTCCCCGCCCAACTTCTCTACCTTATCTAGCCGCTCTGCTCTAATTCCCAAAGATACTGCTCCACTTTGTCTGCACCCCACCCGAAAGCAAAGTGCACCATCTCACGGAATAGGGCCTTATCGGCCTGCGGTAAACGACCCAGGCTAGTGAAGCAAGCATATATCCTCGATGCTGGACTGTTCAAAGTGTCTGCAAAGGACCTTTGAAGAGGccggccctcctcctcaaattTGCGCTCAGCTTCTTGGAACTACCGACAGTAGATTCGTCGAGAAACGTCTTGCCGTAACACATTCCTGTAGGCGAGATGACTAGGATCTCTGAGAATGTCCTCGGTGTCTGATCCCAGCAACGGAAACGGCATAGGGTAACGGTTGGCTTGCCATGGAGCAGTGTGTGCGAACTCCCAATCGATAATggcaaaaaaaaattgaATGCATCATCGACGAGGATGTTCTGGGTGCCGAGATCCATATGGTTGAGGGGGAATTGCTCAACGGTGTCCATGTCTCCGAACAAAGCAGTCTTGTCCAGAATGTCGCGAAAGACTAGGGCACCCAGCCTGGCGGATGAATCTAGCTTGCTGGCTGCGGCGTTTGCAACGGCAGTGAAGTATTCAACTGCTCTGGAGAATGGACCCGCATCCCTGAGCTCTGCGCTGGAAGAAGCAGCTAAACGGCCTATAATCGGTTCCCCCGACGGGGAAATCGAGCAGACAGAGCCTATTTGAGAGTACGTAGGAGTGGCTAGTTCCACTTGAACCCTTGCCCACTGCATCATGATGTGTTCTTGTGTTGCAACCTGAGTGAGGTCAGTGGATTCTGTTCGTTGCAGCGGCGGAACAATACAGAGCAGAAGAGGGAATAGGAGCGAGATCGAATTATGGATATCATGAGACTTACTGGCAAATTACAAATATCAAACTCGACATCTTGCGACGTATTCCCATAAAAGCCTTCCAGAAGCATATATGTAGCCCCGACATCAGCAGCGAGCTGAGACCCGGGGCCTTCGTATGCGTACAGGCAAGGGATGGGAGTCGCAGACAGTCTTTGCCTCAAGGTGCCAATCATGCAGATAAGCAATGAGTTCTTGGGTTGAGTCCTGTTCTGTTCATATGTGAGTGCCGGGTTCAGCTCCTAGCCGGGCCAGGATTCACCACTTTTCACTCTTCCGAGCCCTTGCAACCGCCCGAGCAAAGTCTGCCCACCAGGACGGAGATATACAGCATGGCCGCCGGTGTGAATATGAAGTCGGGGGACCTGAAAATGATAGATCCAACATACCGGGAAGAACcaagtattttaaagcgtTGATATCTTGGAGACAGGGTGGATTTATCAAACTGACTCCTGTGGGGTGTGGGAAAAGGGTCGGTTTCCTACAAGCGGACGAGGAAAGTAAAAGCGAGCGAGGAAACCGAAAtgaaaataatatattaacgactAAAAAATCCGGCCAACACAGTAGTAAGTTGTCAAAAACCAAtaattatataaggaaatatTTTACGGGTTTAATGatctttttaatatagtaatatCAACGTTTAATTTCCCGCTTCCTTTACGTTATTTTCGCTTTTCCTTGTTTACTTTTGCTTTCCTATATAATACCTACCGATAAGCTAACACTTAAACGCCTCGgattaataactttaaatacATATCagaatattatttaaagtattaacTACATTACCGAGGGAATTAGACTCTTTTAAAAGGCAGTTCTCGAGCTATCATAGGGTCGTATCTTTTATAGGAGTTATCGGTTTTACTATTCTTATAGCTTTACCACTTCGTTTAACCTTGACGGTGTACGATTTCTTACGAATAAGATATACTACACTTCCTCTCTTCCATAGCCAAAGTTTATATTTACAAACACCTAGATACTCCACCGATAAAGCCGCTCTCTGTCAGATGAATACCCTAACTGAAATTCCTCCTCGATAAGAACCCCGTCGTCGATCTCCCAAACCTAAGCAACGTAACCAAATCACAGTAACACTCTTTTGATGTATATAGGCTTCAATTTTGCTATTTTTATCGAAAGTTAGTTAGGGGAAGGAGACTAATGCAACGAGTATCACCGTgtccctttcctttcctgGCACGGGCCGCGAATTTACAAGGGGAACAAGGGGAACAAGGGGAACAAGGGGAACAAGGGGAACAAGGGGAACAAGGGGAACAAGGGGAACAAGGGGAACAAGGGGAACAAGGGGAACAAGGGAACACGCCAGCAAAGACGTGGTTGTTCGTGCATTCAAGGACGCCAAGATCGACCTTCGTGGCTGGAGTCAATCAAGTACCGGGCAGGCACCTGATTATATCAACAAAAAAGGCGGTTTTGAATAACCCCCACAGTGCGGAACAGCCTAGTCGAAGCTGGATCCCGCGAGGCCTTGCATTAGTTTCCTGGTTTCATGCGTGTTTCCTGTTTCTTCCACATGCGGTTGCATACATTTAAGGCATAGTTTTATGAGACTCCTATGCTGGCAAGTAAACCACCTGATCATAGGCCTTTTGCTCCCAGTGTGGACGAAACCCCTGATGCCTTTCTTGACTTTTCCAGTTAATTTAAATGGTCCCAATTAGTAGGGTTTTTCGTGCTTGCAAGCTGTGGTTAATAATGTAAAGTCTTTTAAGGAGCTGGAAGGACGAGAGGTTTACTTCCACAGGTCGGCCGGTCAGAGCAAATATTGTATGGGATTTGCTGGTTCCGATATCGTGGATCTGATAAGGGGTAAGCTTGGAAACGGTTATTATGACATGGGTGCCATGAGGATCCCCAACATCGGCTCGATGAAATCGACACTCAATCTAATCAAGAGCCCGTCCCTGCTCAACATTCCTAACAGTCTGGTTGAGTATGTGTACACGGTTTACGCGGTGGACAGCCAGGGTAATCCGACTTACTATGAGACATTCTGCTACTAGTACCAGAATAAGGACAGTCCCGAGTGCGTTTCTCCAAGCTGGTGATAGTCCTACATAAATGTTGGAAGCAGCTGATACTTTCATTTTGCAGTGCGTCGAAGTTCGAAAATGCTATCAAAAATGTGCTCAAGGAGTTCCAGTCCGAGGTACAAATCTACGTCGACAAGGGATAGGACAACTACCCCACCAGGGATTTTCTCATGTTTCCGCAAGACCTGTCATACGCCGATACTATGGCGGGCGAGCTAGCTAATAGGTGTGTCAGCACTCCATATATGGCGTTTCATAATAACTCAGAGTATTTCTTAGTTCCACCGGCCTCTTTTGACCAGGCACTCACCGAGACTTTGTCGGACTATGCAGACTTCGTCCAAGCTGACCAGAAAGGCTGGTTTCGCGTTGAGGGCGGCATGTCGGTCGTCACTGATACCATGGCAGCTCGTCTGAAGAGCACCATCTGGCCCCAAGCCGGCGCCACATCCATTGATGTGTCGCTCTCCACACCCGCTGTAGCTATATCTTTGGCTTCTGATGGAAGGACTATTCAAGTCACTACAGGCGGTGAGAAGGCCTCAACAAATTCCTACGACATGGTTTTCAACACCACAGCTCTAGGGCCTCTCCAGCAGATGGATCTCTCAGGACTCAATCTCGACCGTGACATTCTCGACGGCATTCGTGCCCTCAGCTACGACCGGGCTACCAAAGTGGccatcaacttcaacaagCGCTGGTGGACGGGTTTCTACCCCAATGTCGACGCCGTGCACCATGGTGGCGGTGTATCTAGCAGCGACTTGCCCCTCGGCTTCACTGTCTATCCCTCGTGGAACAACGGCGACGGCACCAACGTTCTCATCGCCTCATGCACCTGGGCCCAAGATGCGTCCCGCATGGCAGCCCTTGTCCCGGACTACACTgatccctcaacaccaacaccaagctaCACCGGCCCCATCGCCGCAGTCTGCCTCGAGGAGTCTCCGACTTTGAAAGATTTCCACGGTTACTACATCACCCATCACGCCTGGGCCTGGTCCCACGACCCGTGCACCTGTGGTGTCTTTGCTCTCTTTGGACCGGGACGGTTCCAAAACATATACCCAGAGTTCCGACAACTTCTCGCCAATTCGCGGCTTACCATCTGAGGCTAGGCTATCAGCGCGCACCACGCGTGGATCTCCGGTGCGTTGGGCAGTGTTCTCTTCTCTGTGATCAAATTCTTGCGGCAAGGTCGACAGAATCGCCGGATATGGCAACCAAGGCGCTCAAGTTGCTTGCTTCGGACTCTAACTCAGATAAAAAGCATTTCGAGAAGGACGAACGTGGTGAGCACCCGGAGGGGGATGAAAGGTTGGCGTACTGGTGTGCCGAGGCTAGCGCGATGAAATGAGCAGATTCTTTGGGACATCACAGTTGAAGTAACGTAAAAAGGTGCttggaaggtggaggaggaaaatgACATGGGTTCGATTTTACTGGAAAGTGCAAATCacacacctacctacctagtaACACGAGACATACATCCAACAAACTCCTATATATGTTCAATCTTGCTACCCTACTATTTATTAAACGTGGAAGGAAAAGGCATTGGGCTTGCAAGAAGAACAGGATGCCATTCCCCCTACAGATTGTCCTGTACGCCGGTAAAAACTTTCCCAAGTGTCTATGAAAGCGAAACCAACCCTAGCCTGCTGAGCAGCTTTATAGGTTTGTGCAAAAGGCAGTCCCCGTGAAATCACGCCAGAAGGTGAAGTCAAAGCCAGGGCTGTAATGCGCCCAGCCTGTCCGCCAGAAACCAACGTTTGCGTCCATAAAAGCGTTGTAGTTATCGACAAAGGGATATTTGGGGCCTGAAAATACAGTCCCTAAAGAATTGTGCTTTGTTTTAGTCTTTGGTTTGCAACCCACTCAAGCTTGACCCAATCCTCTGGTTAAAAGCTCCAAATCCaatgcggaggaggggaggctAGGGTTCAAACCCAGAAGAcagatatataaagtattatacaTACTTTGGTAGTTGCACCCAGCAAGCACAGCCTGGCCCACTGTTAGGTAGTAGATGGTGCGCGCGGGGACAAAGTTCCCGTCGTTGAAAAAGTTGCGCCATCCGATAGTGCATTGGTCATAATCGCTGTGGACTGGGAAAGTCTTGCCTGTCCCACTGTACGACTTGGGTGTTTGTCTGCAAGAAAGGTGTTTTGCACTTGGTTGGCGAAGACCTCGGCGCTCAAGGGACTCCCCAATGGTAGCCAGTGTCGATAGGTCGAtctggtgggtggtggagttcCCGTGCTCGTCGAAGGTCACAGCATAGAAGCCGTCTGGTGTGCCCTCGGGGACAACGTAGCCGAGGGTGCTGGCAACCAGGGGAAGAAAAGCGAGGATGGCCCTGAACAGCATTCTGAAAAGTCGATCAATGGGCGGACACTGAACTCGAATAATTGAGAAGATATACTGCTTCAATACTCAGTACAGTAAGTTTGTTTTGATCCGGACGACAGACAAAACAATCAGAACCACAGAAGAAAGAACCATTATATAGGTAAGGTAGACCGTCTCCAGTGTATAGTTCATTGTTGACACCATGTGGGCCTCACAGGAATGGCGGACACTTCGGCTACCTGTCGTGATCCTTCGAGCGAATATCATTACGCGAAAGAGGAAGTCGGGACGATATACCCAGTATTTCCTAGCTCTATAGGTAACTTGCTCTAGCTAACCTGTAAACAAAGCCCATTCCGTCGTGAGGATTACCATGTGGCTGTTGGTGATTATCAACCTTACCTAGACACATTAGGCATCTTCAGCGAACTTATTATGCAGGATACGCCAGTAGGTCTGCACATAAGCACACTGCTGCACAAGGTTCTACATCAGATTGGCGTATTGCGGACTACGTATTTCCCTTGCGTATAGCCTATAGCTTACGGCGTTTTGGCGCAGTGGCCCAGGCTTCCTGACGCCCGCACCTTTTTCTCATTCCGGCTAGTAGCATCTGGGACTTTCACCAATTCACCACAGTTTCGGCTCACAATTCGGTTACCTGGCTTCCCTATGTGCTGTATTGTTGCGAACTATCACCATCGATGCAGGGACAACTGTTGGCCTTCAACTTCACGTAATGAAATCAGATGTCGAGCTTAGGTAcaagtacctaggtaggaAGGTTGGTATAGGTCATGAATGCCGCATCTATTGTTGCTACCTATCTGATAAACGtggaaggaaaaggcagtGTGGCTGCAAGAAGAACAGGATACTCTTCCCCCTGCAGGTTGGCTCACACGCCGGTAAAAACCTTCCTAAAAGGAAAACCACACTGGAGGACGACAAGTGAGTGCTTTAGGTAAGGTTGTCGCAGAAGTTGGTGCCACTGAGATCGCGCCAGAAGGTGAAGTCGATGGTCGGGAACAGGGTGCCGGAATGATAAAAGAAATGCACCCAGCCCGTCCTCCACCATCCGGCGTTGCCGTCCATGAACCCGTTGAAGGAGTCGACAAGGGATGCACCGTGATTGACCTCAGCATCTGCAAGCGAGGTTAGTTAGCTTTGGGCATTGCAGTATGATATAGTATGTGATCTTACACTTGTAGTTGCAGCCCGCAAGTACAGCCTGGCCCGACACGGCGAAGTACTGTGTTCTGGACGGAACATGACTTCCAGCGTTGAAGAAGTTCTTCCATCCTTGGGTGCATGCATTGTAGTCGGCTTGGTTTGGGAAAGTTCTCCCCGTTGCACCCCACGAGTTCACCTGTCTTCTGAGCTTCGCGCTGCGGCGAGGCAGGCTACGGTTCTCTAGGGGCTCTCCAATGACTGCGTGGGTCGAGGGATCAATCTCGACCGTGGTTGTGTTGCCGTCATCCCCAACGGTGACTTCGTAAAAGCCATTTGGGGTGCCCTCAGGGACAACGAAGCCGAGAGCGGTGGTCGCAACCagggggagaagggcgaggagggcttTGAACTGCATTTTGGCAGTCAATGAGAAGTGCGAGCCGGAAATCAGGTGAGAAAGTGATGCTGATCCGATGATGAGTTGTGATGAGAATGACAGACCTCATGGAAGTAGGAAAGGGGGACCCTTATATAATTTTTCGCAGCGAGTAAACATCTCTTTGTGTCTGTTCCTACATATCCACATCGAACACTTGGCGGAAAAGCATAAACTTGCTTCTGTGCTATTGGAAAAGCCTCAGATGCCGCTGTCAACCATCAGCTTGGCAAAATCAGGTACCTTACAAAGTTCCAGGTTGTCATACCAAAGCTAACAGCGGTCTATAGTCGCATTTGTCAAACCTACTTGCCTATTGAGAGACAATATAGACAGCTTCATGCCTGTTGGTTCTATCACCTGCTCGTAGTCTTACGCCGAGAAGTCGCACGAATGTTGGAAGGCTTCGTCTACTGCATATAACATCGTCGTACCAAATCCTGCATCGCGTCAGCCTCGAATAGAATACCGTCGAGCTGGCAGGTGGATACTCTGTGATACCTTGGAGAATAACCAACATGTACGTCCCAAGCCGCGATGGATGTTCATGGATTTCAATAGTTCAATTGTCTCATGTCTTTGACAGACCGGTGGTAAGTCCCTGCGTCCCTAAGTGTTGGAACAACCAACATGCCGGACCGGAATTACTGAAAAATTCTTCAAGGTCATAAATCCGAGCCCACAATTCGGCCAAACACAGTTAGCCAGGCTTATCGCCTGCCATGGGAATTAGTGATGAAGTTCGGTGTCCATATTTGGAACTACCGGTTAGAACTGGATGCACCGAACTCAATAGTTCAGCTGTGGACATGACGAGCAATCCTTCTGCGACATCTTCAACTCTTCAATGCCAAGATCAGATGACAACAACCTCTTGCCTCATACTGTGACCCTCATCAAACCAATAAGGCTTCTTCTCAAAGCCCACATCGCCCTCAAGATAGCCCTTGCATCCCATCGTCCCCACCCGCCGGTATGTGTCCGGCTGACCTTCAACAGGAACCAACAAAATCCCTCGTCCCTGTGTCATATTCGGCGACCCCCCTCTCTCGTCATACAGCTGCACCATAGCAAACTGCATCAGGTTCTCCGGCGCCTCATACGTGCAAACCTCAATGCAAGACATCACAATGTCTCTCTTCACCGGCCACTCATCCGGCACATCAA from Podospora pseudopauciseta strain CBS 411.78 chromosome 6, whole genome shotgun sequence includes:
- a CDS encoding hypothetical protein (EggNog:ENOG503NZ3W) — its product is MDRLLARKKSSSNLSRKRSNSGTTMTPRDQKPKEEKSAPEQPTPYGTLFDDQIFIHACCNLEDKNEARIIQDISRFIVPSAESLALRNKNHKCLVKSVNKGWNNSIPFTTTHPQPDYSVGFERDAFTEEQLAKPSPFIGDFIPGDLSFSEATYYMYFPFLTSEVTCGAAALDITDRQNAHRMTLAVRAIVELFRDVEREDEVNRKTLAFSVSHDHQSVRIYGHFPVITGKDTEYYRYPIRKFNFTELDGKERWTAYQFTKNVYDT
- a CDS encoding hypothetical protein (EggNog:ENOG503P1JD; COG:H), translated to MGAMRIPNIGSMKSTLNLIKSPSLLNIPNSLVEYVYTVYAVDSQGNPTYYETFCYYASKFENAIKNVLKEFQSEVQIYVDKG
- a CDS encoding hypothetical protein (EggNog:ENOG503P1JD; COG:H) gives rise to the protein MAARLKSTIWPQAGATSIDVSLSTPAVAISLASDGRTIQVTTGGEKASTNSYDMVFNTTALGPLQQMDLSGLNLDRDILDGIRALSYDRATKVAINFNKRWWTGFYPNVDAVHHGGGVSSSDLPLGFTVYPSWNNGDGTNVLIASCTWAQDASRMAALVPDYTDPSTPTPSYTGPIAAVCLEESPTLKDFHGYYITHHAWAWSHDPCTCGVFALFGPGRFQNIYPEFRQLLANSRLTI
- a CDS encoding hypothetical protein (EggNog:ENOG503PEUG), with the protein product MQFKALLALLPLVATTALGFVVPEGTPNGFYEVTVGDDGNTTTVEIDPSTHAVIGEPLENRSLPRRSAKLRRQVNSWGATGRTFPNQADYNACTQGWKNFFNAGSHVPSRTQYFAVSGQAVLAGCNYKYAEVNHGASLVDSFNGFMDGNAGWWRTGWVHFFYHSGTLFPTIDFTFWRDLSGTNFCDNLT